CGTGCTACTATCGATGGATTAAAACAATTAAAACGTGCTGAGGACGTAGCGAAATTACGTGGTAAATCAGTAGAAGAACTGTTAGGATAAGGAGGGAAATCAAATGGCGAATAAACTTGTAATTACCCTCACTCGCAGTGTAATTGGTCGCCCTGAGGACCAACGCGAAACAGTTAAAGCACTAGGTTTACGTAAACTTAATCAAACAGTTGAGCATCAGGATAACGCGGCTATTCGCGGTATGATCAATAAAGTTGCTCACCTTGTATCAGTTAAAGAACAATAATCAAATTGTTTTCTTTCATAAGGAGGTGCCAAAATGAAACTTCATGAATTAAAGCCTGCAGAAGGTTCTCGTAAAGAACGTAAACGTTTAGGACGTGGTATTGGATCAGGTCAAGGTAAAACTGCCGGTAAGGGTCATAAAGGTCAAAATGCCCGTTCAGGCGGCGGTGTACGTCCTGGTTTTGAAGGTGGTCAAACTCCTTTATTCCGTCGTTTACCTAAACGTGGTTTCACCAACATCAGCCGTAAAGA
Above is a genomic segment from Neobacillus endophyticus containing:
- the rpmD gene encoding 50S ribosomal protein L30, whose product is MANKLVITLTRSVIGRPEDQRETVKALGLRKLNQTVEHQDNAAIRGMINKVAHLVSVKEQ